A portion of the Candidatus Thermoplasmatota archaeon genome contains these proteins:
- a CDS encoding FAD-binding protein yields GATSVKGLFAAGEVSGGVHGKNRLMGNSLLDYNVFGRRAGLASAKYAKSKKAGKLSLDHLLSYEKMLADTGIVTEKKAPMLLPEYRGKRALSRALEIYL; encoded by the coding sequence ACGGCGCTACTAGCGTAAAAGGACTTTTTGCAGCAGGCGAAGTAAGTGGCGGTGTGCATGGTAAAAATAGACTCATGGGCAATTCGTTACTTGATTACAATGTATTTGGCAGAAGAGCAGGCTTGGCGAGCGCTAAATACGCAAAAAGCAAAAAAGCAGGAAAGCTCTCTTTAGACCATTTATTGAGCTACGAAAAAATGCTGGCAGATACAGGTATAGTAACAGAAAAAAAAGCGCCTATGCTATTACCAGAATATAGAGGTAAGAGGGCGCTTTCAAGAGCTTTGGAGATTTATTTGTGA
- a CDS encoding 4Fe-4S ferredoxin, with translation METIIVKMLGKNYEVPKGLTITKAFEWAGYHLIRGSGCRAGFCGACTTIYRKKGDYKLYTGLACQTLVEENMELVQLPFVPAEKEPHKIDNLKPSGNVILKIYPEIARCLCCNTCTKACPQELEVMDFIQASLRGDLAKVAQLSFDCIQCGICSVRCPADIKHYHVAQLARRLYGKYLTKKSKAQEQRLKEIEKGKFEKDFAEIIALPLEKVRELYKKREIEGE, from the coding sequence ATGGAAACTATCATAGTAAAAATGCTTGGAAAGAATTACGAAGTGCCTAAAGGACTTACTATAACAAAAGCTTTTGAGTGGGCAGGCTATCATTTGATAAGGGGCTCTGGCTGCAGAGCAGGTTTCTGCGGAGCTTGTACTACAATTTACAGAAAGAAGGGCGACTATAAGCTCTACACAGGCTTAGCATGTCAAACGCTCGTTGAAGAAAATATGGAGCTTGTGCAACTGCCTTTTGTGCCTGCAGAAAAGGAGCCTCATAAAATAGATAATTTGAAACCTTCCGGTAATGTGATTTTAAAAATCTATCCTGAGATAGCAAGATGTTTGTGCTGTAATACCTGTACAAAAGCATGCCCTCAAGAACTTGAAGTAATGGATTTCATACAAGCTTCTCTCAGAGGCGACTTGGCAAAGGTAGCCCAGCTGTCTTTCGATTGTATCCAGTGTGGTATCTGCTCTGTAAGGTGTCCTGCAGATATAAAGCATTACCATGTGGCTCAGCTTGCAAGAAGGCTCTATGGAAAATACCTAACCAAGAAGTCGAAAGCGCAAGAGCAAAGATTGAAAGAAATTGAAAAAGGTAAATTTGAGAAAGACTTTGCTGAGATCATAGCACTACCTTTAGAAAAAGTCAGAGAATTATATAAGAAAAGAGAGATCGAAGGTGAATAA
- a CDS encoding FAD-binding protein, whose protein sequence is MQCYTEEMLKSIELVESTRGQRLKEKLRRLSLEESEELLRKFHPDYRPGTKRALRIGPSKGMQVPHELADLLEATPLISPRDIDLNKIDYDVDVLIIGGGGAGTVAAISAYENGIKSENILIATKLRWGDSNSMMAQGGIQAADRPEDSPLTHYLDTFGGGHFANKSELVKALVLDAPKIIKWHEELGVIYDKKENGEYLELSGGGASRARLHCAKDYTGMEIMRVLRDHARDLNITFVEFAPVVELLTDDCAVTGAVLFNLETREYSIVRAKATVLATGGLGRLHIQNFPTTNHYGATADGLILAYRVGAKLIDLDSVQYHPTCAAFPEPLVGLLCTEKLRSMGALPVNKLGESFVHALEPRDVESAAYIRECYEFDKGIVTPTGLRGVWLDTPMIDAIRGEGTIEKNFAAMVRQFKRFGIDIAKDPILVFPG, encoded by the coding sequence ATGCAATGCTATACTGAAGAGATGCTAAAATCGATAGAGCTTGTTGAAAGCACTAGAGGGCAGCGATTGAAAGAAAAACTCAGAAGGCTATCACTTGAGGAATCTGAGGAGCTTTTACGAAAATTTCATCCAGACTACAGGCCTGGCACTAAGAGAGCTCTGAGAATAGGTCCTAGCAAAGGTATGCAAGTACCCCATGAGCTAGCAGATCTTTTAGAAGCTACTCCTCTTATCAGCCCAAGAGATATTGATTTAAATAAAATAGATTACGATGTAGATGTTCTTATTATTGGCGGTGGAGGCGCAGGTACTGTAGCAGCTATTTCTGCATATGAAAATGGCATTAAAAGTGAGAATATACTTATTGCTACAAAACTCAGATGGGGCGATTCTAACTCTATGATGGCTCAAGGCGGTATACAGGCAGCAGACAGACCAGAAGATTCACCTTTAACTCATTATCTTGATACTTTTGGGGGAGGGCATTTTGCAAATAAGTCGGAGCTTGTAAAAGCGCTAGTGCTTGACGCTCCTAAAATAATAAAATGGCATGAAGAGCTTGGGGTAATATATGATAAAAAAGAAAACGGTGAGTATCTTGAGCTCTCAGGTGGAGGAGCTTCAAGAGCTAGATTGCACTGCGCAAAAGACTATACAGGTATGGAAATTATGAGAGTATTAAGAGATCATGCAAGAGATTTAAATATTACTTTCGTTGAGTTCGCTCCTGTAGTTGAACTTCTCACAGACGATTGTGCAGTAACAGGTGCTGTCTTATTCAATTTAGAAACTCGTGAGTATTCTATAGTTAGAGCTAAAGCTACAGTATTAGCAACAGGAGGGCTTGGAAGGTTGCACATTCAGAATTTTCCTACTACAAATCATTACGGAGCAACTGCCGATGGCTTGATACTTGCTTATAGAGTAGGTGCAAAACTAATAGATTTAGATTCTGTACAATATCATCCTACATGTGCTGCTTTTCCTGAGCCTCTTGTTGGATTGCTGTGCACTGAAAAGTTACGCAGTATGGGCGCTTTGCCAGTAAATAAGCTTGGCGAAAGCTTCGTTCATGCACTAGAGCCTAGAGATGTAGAGAGCGCTGCTTATATAAGAGAATGCTACGAATTTGATAAAGGTATTGTTACTCCTACTGGTTTGAGAGGCGTTTGGCTTGATACACCAATGATAGATGCGATTAGAGGTGAAGGTACTATTGAGAAAAACTTTGCAGCTATGGTGAGACAGTTCAAAAGATTCGGTATAGACATCGCTAAAGACCCTATTTTAGTATTTCCTGGCTT
- a CDS encoding CoB--CoM heterodisulfide reductase iron-sulfur subunit B family protein gives MEKYLYYPGCTLKTYASSYELSALAIAKTLGLELVELDKWYCCGAVASLAQDDLFRYLGPIRTLVKAQEHSNKVVTLCDMCYNTLQHANLLLKKNPQSLDTINSFIEPDSYKGKVEVYHLLQVLRDFVTFEKLKGFIKQPLNVKLAPYYGCMLLRPRELAIDDPEEPSVLEDLIIALGGEVVDSIYRMECCGSYNIVDNKELVSNQVSKILYDMKDKGCEAIITSCPLCKYNLEHSKEKIPVFYFTQLIAIAFKLPEEYYGLASHKIDPKHLLKTKNLLR, from the coding sequence ATGGAAAAATATTTGTATTACCCCGGTTGCACTCTAAAGACTTACGCATCAAGTTATGAACTATCAGCTCTTGCTATAGCAAAGACTTTAGGCTTAGAGCTTGTGGAACTTGATAAATGGTACTGCTGCGGAGCGGTAGCTTCGCTAGCGCAGGATGATTTATTCCGTTATTTAGGGCCTATTCGTACACTCGTCAAGGCACAGGAGCATAGTAACAAAGTTGTCACCCTCTGCGATATGTGTTATAACACACTTCAGCATGCTAATTTATTATTAAAGAAAAATCCTCAATCTCTAGATACAATCAATAGTTTTATAGAGCCTGACAGTTACAAAGGGAAAGTAGAAGTCTATCATTTACTGCAGGTTTTGAGAGACTTCGTGACTTTTGAAAAACTGAAAGGATTTATAAAGCAACCTCTTAATGTAAAGCTAGCACCTTATTACGGTTGTATGCTGCTAAGACCTAGAGAGCTAGCTATCGACGATCCTGAAGAGCCTTCAGTTTTAGAAGATTTAATTATTGCTTTAGGCGGAGAGGTCGTAGATAGTATTTATCGTATGGAGTGCTGCGGAAGCTATAATATTGTAGATAACAAAGAGCTTGTATCAAATCAAGTTTCTAAAATATTATATGATATGAAAGACAAAGGATGCGAGGCAATAATAACTTCTTGTCCATTATGTAAATACAATTTAGAGCATTCGAAAGAAAAAATACCTGTGTTCTACTTCACTCAGCTAATAGCTATTGCATTTAAACTACCTGAAGAATATTATGGGCTTGCTTCTCATAAAATAGATCCTAAGCATTTACTAAAAACTAAAAATCTATTGAGGTGA